The Microplitis demolitor isolate Queensland-Clemson2020A chromosome 8, iyMicDemo2.1a, whole genome shotgun sequence genome has a segment encoding these proteins:
- the LOC103573306 gene encoding LOW QUALITY PROTEIN: vesicular glutamate transporter 2 (The sequence of the model RefSeq protein was modified relative to this genomic sequence to represent the inferred CDS: substituted 5 bases at 5 genomic stop codons) — MDIKEGNDNLKEHHDYGSVRKQWSEEEEMDEAVGWKFWKKRRYVVGVLAFFGFFTSYILRVNLSVAIVAMTTSSSGNKAEFDWDSKLQGLVLSSFFYGYISTQLLGGWLSARIGGKRVFGIGIAVTALLTLITPPLTRHSVYVLIALRIIEGIFEGVTYPCIHSIWANWAPPLERSKLATLAFSGSFVGTVFAMPACGIMAERLGWPSVFYIFGAIGLVWFAFWWHIVTDKPEDDPKISQSELDYIKRSLGNSNQQKTISHPWKSILTSPAVWAIVAAHFSENWGFYTMLTQLPTFMSDVLNFKLEKTGFFSAVPYLVMSIVLQCSGHLADYLRSKNILSTTHVRKIFTCGAFLSQTIFMILAGFTTTSTSAVTCLAVAVGLGGFAWSGFSVNHLDIAPQHASVLMGIGNTIATLPGIVSPLITGYIVQNKTAAEWRVVLIIAGTIYLIGAIIYGLFASGERQHWAREKKNDDLKAYSNPALDNDSHLTLDKKIDGDIKKYNEEKLIDVQKKCTEKIEMDDAVGWKFWKKRRYVVGIFAFFGFFTSYVLRVNLSISIVAMTKSSSEVFXSXLINREIRXDYYLMIWINXLXNKSEFDWDSKLQGLVLSSFFYGYISTQLFGGWLSARIGGKRIFGTGIALTALLTLITPPLTRDSVYVLVAIRIIEGIFEGVTYPCIHAIWANWAPPLERSKLATLAFSGSSVGTVFAMPVCGIIVENLGWPSSFYIFGAFGLVWFILWSLIVSDKPEDDPKISQSELNYIKRSLGHNDEQKTISHPWKSILTSPAVWAIVAAHFSENWGFYTMLTQLPTFMSDVLNFKLEKTGFFSAIPYLAMSIVIQCSGHLADYLRSKNILSTTHVRKIFTCGAFLSQTIFMILAGFTTTSTSAVTCLAVAIGLGGFAWSGFGVNHLDIAPQHASVLMGIGNTIATLSGIVSPLITGYIVQNKTAAEWRIVLIIAGTIYLIGAIIYGLFASGERQHWAREKNNDDLKANSISAF, encoded by the exons aTGGATATTAAAGAAGGGAATGATAATTTGAAAGAACACCATGACTACGGAAg tgtGCGGAAACAATGgtctgaagaagaagaaatggaCGAAGCTGTCGGTtggaaattttggaaaaaacgACGTTATGTTGTTGGAGTGCTGgcattttttggattttttacttcgtATATACTACGAGTTAATTTAAGTGTTGCGATTGTCGCGATGACAACAAGTTCCTCTGGG AATAAAGCAGAGTTTGATTGGGATTCAAAGCTCCAGGGGCTTGTTCtcagttcatttttttacggATACATAAGCACGCAGTTACTTGGCGGATGGCTCAGTGCGCGTATTGGCGGCAAAAGAGTATTTGGAATTGGAATCGCTGTAACCGCGCTTTTAACATTGATCACGCCGCCTTTGACGCGACATAGTGTTTATGTTCTTATTGCTTTGCGGATAATCGAAGGGATATTTGAG GGTGTAACGTATCCATGTATTCATTCTATATGGGCAAACTGGGCTCCACCTTTAGAGAGGTCTAAACTCGCGACCCTCGCATTCTCGGGCAGTTTTGTTGGCACAGTTTTTGCAATGCCCGCATGTGGAATTATGGCTGAACGTCTTGGCTGGCCATCAGTATTCTATATTTTTGGTGCCATCGGTTTGGTGTGGTTTGCTTTCTGGTGGCATATTGTCACAGATAAACCAGAAGATGATCCGAAAATATCACAATCTGAACTTGATTACATTAAAAGATCACTCGGTAACAGTAATCAACAAAAG acaatttcgCATCCTTGGAAATCAATACTGACTTCACCAGCAGTTTGGGCAATTGTAGCAGCCCACTTCAGCGAAAACTGGGGCTTCTACACGATGCTTACACAACTGCCGACATTTATGAGCG ATGTGCTGAACTTTAAGCTCGAAAAAACTGGATTTTTCTCAGCCGTTCCTTATCTAGTAATGTCTATTGTATTACAATGCTCTGGACATCTAGCTGACTATTTGCGatcgaaaaatattctcaGTACTACTCATGTTCGTAAAATATTTACGTGTGGTGCTTTTTTGAGTCAGACTATATTTATGATTCTTGCCGGATTTACAACGACGTCGACAAGTGCTGTTACTTGTCTCGCTGTTGCTGTTGGTCTTGGTGGTTTTGCTTGGTCAGGATTTAG cGTAAATCATTTGGATATTGCCCCACAACATGCGAGTGTTTTAATGGGAATAGGAAATACAATCGCAACTCTTCCTGGTATCGTTAGTCCTTTGATTACCGGTTACATCGTTCAAAATAAG ACTGCCGCTGAATGGAGAGTCGTATTGATAATAGCAGGAACAATTTATCTAATCGGTGCTATAATTTATGGCCTTTTTGCCTCAGGTGAACGACAACATTGGGCCCGTGAGAAAAAGAATGATGATTTGAAAGCATACAGTAACCCTGCATTAGATAATGATTCTCATTTA AcgttggataaaaaaattgatggagatatcaaaaaatataatgaagaGAAACTGATAGA TGTGCAAAAGAAATGTACCGAAAAAATCGAAATGGATGATGCGGTAGGTtggaaattttggaaaaaacgACGTTATGTTGTTGGGATCTTCGcatttttcggattttttacttcgtATGTTTTACGAGTTAATTTGAGTATCTCAATCGTTGCAATGACCAAAAGTTCATCAGAGGTATTTTAGAGTTGACTAATTAATAGAGAGATACggtaagattattatttaatgatttggataaattaattatagaataaaTCAGAGTTTGATTGGGATTCAAAGCTCCAGGGGCTTGTTCtcagttcatttttttacggATACATAAGTACGCAGTTATTTGGCGGATGGCTCAGTGCACGCATTGGTGGTAAAAGAATATTTGGAACTGGAATTGCTCTTACCGCACTCTTAACATTGATCACGCCGCCTTTAACGCGAGATAGTGTTTATGTTCTTGTTGCTATACGGATAATCGAAGGAATATTTGAA GGTGTAACGTATCCATGTATTCATGCCATATGGGCAAACTGGGCTCCACCTTTGGAGAGGTCTAAACTCGCGACCCTCGCATTCTCGGGCAGTTCTGTTGGCACAGTTTTTGCAATGCCAGTATGTGGAATTATAGTTGAAAATCTGGGCTGGCCATCATCATTCTATATTTTTGGAGCTTTCGGTTTAGTGTGGTTCATTCTCTGGTCACTTATTGTATCCGATAAACCAGAAGATGATCCGAAAATATCACAATCTGAgcttaattacattaaaagaTCACTTGGTCACAATGATGAACAGAAG acaatttcgCATCCATGGAAATCAATACTGACTTCACCAGCAGTTTGGGCAATTGTAGCAGCCCACTTCAGCGAAAACTGGGGCTTCTACACGATGCTTACACAACTGCCAACATTTATGAGCG ATGTGCTGAACTTTAAGCTCGAAAAAACTGGATTTTTCTCAGCCATTCCTTATCTAGCAATGTCTATTGTAATACAATGCTCTGGACATCTAGCTGACTATTTGCGatcgaaaaatattctcaGTACTACTCATGTTCGTAAAATATTTACGTGTGGTGCTTTTTTGAGTCAGACTATATTTATGATTCTTGCCGGATTTACAACGACATCGACGAGTGCTGTTACTTGTCTCGCTGTTGCTATTGGTCTTGGTGGTTTCGCTTGGTCAGGATTTGG cGTAAATCATTTGGACATTGCTCCACAACATGCGAGTGTTTTAATGGGAATAGGAAATACAATCGCAACTCTTTCTGGTATCGTTAGTCCTTTGATTACCGGTTACATCGTTCAAAATAAG ACTGCCGCTGAATGGAGAATCGTATTGATAATAGCaggaacaatttatttaatcggtGCTATAATTTATGGCCTTTTTGCCTCAGGTGAGCGACAACATTGGGCTCGTGAGAAAAATAACGACGATTTGAAAGCAAACAGTATCTCcgctttttaa
- the LOC103573084 gene encoding WASH complex subunit 5 yields the protein MSDFLANNNICGQNLLRIVSRGNAIIAELMRLKDYVPPVFRLESKRHLQKYGSIIMDFAYFKAANINEQKIENDSVLQELDENLRENYADVLTRFYLAFESIHKYITDLNAYVDELDDGHYIQQSVETVMLNEEGKQLMCEAVYLYGVMLLLVDHQFEGHVRERLLVSYYRYNAQRSSSTRVDDVCTLLRSTGFSKSSAKRPANYPEDYFGRVPIKTTFVDLLIGRLRSDEIYNQTLAFPNPEHRSIASANQAATLVIILSFQPSIMHNGSAAMREIVDRFFPDNWVISIYMGIVLNLCDWWLPYKAARTALNNTLENGNIKTISQNYGLKIKKLIVEIEKLQLVVTLDENEIESVIKIIRECNVSLHWILLHTTVPTILREESKRSRVLRQQVINESKYTPEECLRLLLSTAQIEQDVKQIYKQLLQDKESKWSENKNTCVERINDLAQVLDTNKHVDGAETNECLKIWFKEISAHVSSLQQEDGRKIAQLLQALEEVQEFHQLENNLQVSQYLNDTREILHNMLRTGSISEDTMIALNILTDCCYAWNIMETFIDIMQTNIKKNPPTVIKLKSLFLKMASALEMPLLRVNQARSADLSSVSQYYSRELENYARRVLQIIPETVFGLLAQIVHLETNVFKEIPMKLYKDKLKDYAQLDERLQMAKLTYAVSVFTKGVLSLRSVSLGVLRVDSHRLLEDGIRQELAKKVTLALHNGLTFDNKSKASLVDKLNDLANVMDGYRKSFQYIQDYININSLKIWHEEITYIINAALEDENKNSTWIPNKSWKMLITDDKQDYSSFVEINGSSTFMGRLAKELIRVTDPKTTVYIEHALAWYDLKSQNEILNYKVFSMILMAIGTPGLHGLDKLLSHFISMELKNLFKYVDHGVHDKSWVTMTEECGAIVQNIEHCKNNPGKLYSTVSNHSNKIWPYMIECLLKIGHYQLLRNKISYELNTACKFEAKHVESALRTLNIAVLDELRKKPDECLTSQEERDFIHELSVRLDWTGISDPLNKTYLKLSNLNNLDLILFLFTISYLHKVHYCKNTASLLSKKIQDPIDAVVFTIGLQTFLRQFTNDIFNNYISYLCKYVLSFVSSDSGKMGSEWESEGTTILYYLQLIAKYSNIPKSTIFETIPVIVLDQYKQVIK from the exons atgagtgattttttagcaaataataatatttgtggtcaaaatttattgagaattgTTTCTCGAGGCAATGCTATAATTGCTGAATTAATGAGATTAAAGGATTATGTACCACCGGTTTTTAG ATTAGAATCTAAACGTCATCTCCAAAAATATGGATCAATTATTATGGACTTTGCTTACTTTAAAGCTGCaaatataaatgaacaaaaaatagaaaatgatTCA GTACTCCAGGAacttgatgaaaatttaagagaaaattatgCTGATGTATTAACACGATTTTATTTAGCATTCGAAAGTATTCATAAGTACATCACTGATCTAAACGCTTATGTTGATGAGCTGGATGACGGACATTATATCCAACAGTCAGTTGAAACTGTCATGCTCAATGAAGAAGGGAAGCAATTGATG TGCGAGgcagtatatttatatggaGTGATGTTGTTGTTAGTAGATCATCAATTCGAGGGTCACGTACGTGAAAGACTTTTAGTATCTTACTACAGATATAATGCCCAAAGATCATCATCAACGCGAGTTGATGATGTCTGTACACTGTTAAGATCAACTGGATTTTCAAAATCATCTGCCAAACGACCGGCAAATTATCCTGAAGATTATTTTGG gaGAGTACCAATTAAGACGACATTTGTAGATTTGCTTATAGGCCGCTTGAGATCAGATGAGATTTATAATCAAACTCTAGCATTTCCGAATCCAGAGCACCGCAGTATCGCGTCAGCTAATCAGGCCGCAACGCTTGTTATTATTCTATCTTTTCAACCGTCTATAATGCACAATGGTTCTGCAGCAATGCGTGAAATTGTTGATCGTTTTTTTCCAGACAATTGGgttataagtatttatatgggaattgttttaaatttatgtgacTGGTGGTTACCTTACAAAGCAGCGCGTACGGCTCTTAATAATACTTTGGaaaatggaaatattaaaacaatatcTCAAAATTACGGccttaaaataaaa aaattaatagtggaaatagaaaaattacaactcGTAGTAACATtagatgaaaatgaaatagaatctgttataaaaataattcgtgAATGTAATGTATCACTTCACTGGATACTTTTGCATACAACAGTACCAACAATATTGCGTGAAGAGTCAAAACGTTCTCGTGTATTACGACAGCaagtaattaatgaaagtaaATATACACCAGAAGAATGCTTGCGTTTGTTACTGAGTACCGCACAAATAGAACAAGACGTTAAACAGATATACAAGCAACTATTACAAGACAAAGAGTCAAAAtggagtgaaaataaaaatacatgcgTCGAACGTATCAATGACTTGGCTCAAGTGTTGGATACTAATAAGCACGTGGATGGAGCAGAGACAAATGAGTGTTTGAAAATCTGGTTCAAAGAGATCAGTGCACACGTGAGTTCACTTCAGCAAGAAGACGGAAGGAAGATCGCGCAGTTGCTTCAAGCGCTCGAAGAAGTCCAAGAGTTCCATCAGCTAGAAAATAATCTACAGGTGTCTCAGTATTTAAATGATACTCGAGAAATTTTGCATAATATGCTGCGCACTGGGAGCATTAGTGAAGACACGATGATTGCACTGAACATTTTGACTGACTGCTGCTACGCTTGGAATATAATGGAgacatttattgatattatgcaaactaatattaaaaaaaatcccccgactgtaattaaattgaagtcactgtttttaaaaatggcaTCAGCACTAGAGATGCCGCTGCTTCGTGTTAATCAAGCACGCAGCGCAGATTTGTCATCCGTTTCCCAGTACTACAGTCGCGAATTAGAAAATTATGCGCGTCGCGTACTACAAATTATTCCAGAAACTGTCTTTGGATTATTAGCACAAATAGTTCATTTGGAGACAAATGTTTTTAAAGAGATACCAATGAAATTgtataaagataaattaaaagactATGCTCAGCTTGATGAGCGTCTGCAAATGGCCAAATTAACGTACGCGGTTTCGGTATTCACTAAAGGAGTTTTGTCACTAAGAAGTGTGTCTCTAGGTGTACTGAGAGTTGATTCTCACCGATTATTAGAAGATGGGATCCGCCAGGAGTTGGCTAAAAAAGTAACACTGGCGCTGCACAATGGACTGacttttgataataaatcaaaagcgAGTCTTGTTGATAAATTGAATGACTTGGCCAATGTGATGGACGGGTATCGCAAATCTTTTCAATACATTCaagattatataaatatcaacagCTTGAAAATATGGCACGAAGAGATCACGTACATCATCAACGCGGCGTTGGAagatgagaataaaaattcaacatGGATACCAAATAAATCATGGAAAATGTTGATCACTGATGACAAACAGGATTACTCGAGTTTCGTTGAAATTAACGGGAGTAGCACTTTCATGGGCAGACTTGCCAAAGAGTTGATACGTGTGACAGATCCCAAGACTACTGTTTACATCGAGCATGCTCTAGCCTGGTATGACTTGAAAAGTCAAAACGAAATTCTTAATTACAAAGTTTTCTCTATGATACTGATGGCTATTGGCACTCCGGGGTTACATGGATTAGATAAACTGTTGTCGCATTTTATAAGcatggaattaaaaaatttgttcaagtATGTTGACCATGGAGTGCATGACAAAAGCTGGGTAACGATGACAGAGGAATGTGGCGCTATTGTTCAAAATATTGAGCATTGCAAaa ataatccAGGTAAACTTTATTCAACTGTAAGTAATCATTCGAATAAAATATGGCCTTATATGAttgaatgtttattaaaaattgggcattatcaattattgagaaataaaattagttatgaATTAAATACTGCATGTAAATTTGAAGCAAAACATGTTGAATCAGCACTAAGAACTCTTAATAT agcGGTACTTGATGAGTTGCGTAAAAAACCTGATGAGTGTCTTACAAGTCAAGAAGAACGTGATTTTATCCATGAATTGAGTGTAAGACTTGACTGGACTGGCATTAGTGATCCTCTTAATAAAACATATCTGaagttatcaaatttaaataatttagatctcatattatttctttttactaTTTCGTATCTTCATAAAGTTCATTACTGCAAGAACACAG ctAGTCttcttagtaaaaaaattcaagatccCATTGATGCGGTTGTTTTTACGATCGGCTTACAAACATTTTTGCGACAATTtactaatgatatttttaataattacatatcaTATCTTTGCAAATATGTTTTGTCTTTCGTATCTAGTGATAG tggaaAAATGGGGAGCGAATGGGAATCAGAAGGAACAACAATTTTGTATTACTTACAATTAATAGCAAAGTATTCAAATATACCAAAGTCAacaatatttgaaacaattcCGGTCATTGTTTTAGACCAATATAAACAAGTGATAAAATGA